Part of the Stackebrandtia endophytica genome is shown below.
CCGGGTTCTACTACCCGACCTCCGGGCAGCTGTACTTCGATGAGGATGAGGTGACCCGGCGACCGCCACACCGGCGCGGCACCGGGATGGTGTTCCAGAACTACGCGCTCTTCCCCCACCTCAGCGTCGCCGAGAACGTCGCCTACGGGCTGCGGGTGCGCAAGGTCGACGCCGCCGATCGACGCAAACGCATCGAGGAGGCGCTGTCCCAGGTGCACCTGTCCGGGTATGAGAGCCGGCGCATCGACCAGCTCTCCGGCGGTCAACAGCAGCGCGTCGCCCTGGCTCGCGCCCTGGTCATTCGACCGCGGGTTCTGCTACTCGACGAACCGCTGTCCAATCTCGACGCCAAACTGCGCGAGGAGACCCGGCGGGAGATCCGTCGCATCCAGGTGGAGGCCGGGACCACGGCCCTCTACGTCACCCACGACCAGGCCGAGGCCATGGCGGTGTCCGACCGGATCGCGGTCATGGAGGCCGGCCGAGTGCACCAGGTCGGGGCGCCGAAGGAGATCTACAACGAACCGCGCACCGCGTTCGTGGCGCGGTTCATCGGCAACAGCAACGTTCTGACCGGCGACGTGATCGGTGGTGATTCCGGTCGACCCCGGCTGGCGCTGTCGGCCGGTGACCGCACCATCGAGTTCGAGACGACCCTGCCCGAGCACGTCGAGTCGCAGGAGCGCATCCAGTTGGCGATCCGGCCGGAGCATCTGACGATTACGACGCCTGGCACTCCGAACGCGTTGCCCGCCAGTGTCACCGCCGTCGAGTTCACCGGGTTGACCACCACGGTGACGGCACAGCTGGGCGACACCGTCATCACGATCGCACTGGTCGACGCCGACGGCGCGCCCGAGGTCGGCGAGACGATCCTGGTCAAACCGAACCTGGACCGCATCCGGGCGGTCTCGGCATGAACGGCGACGTCCTTCTGCGGCCCGCCCGCCCGAGTCTGCGGGAACGCTTCGACAACATCTCCTCGTCGAAGGCGTTCCCCTACCTGCTGAGCATTCCGCTGGTGCTGGTCCTGTGGGGGTTCATCGTCAGCCCCATGTTGCAGACGGCCGGGATCAGCGCCGACGGCAACGGGGCGGCCGCCAACTACGGCGAATTCCTCAACCCCGACGGCGTCGCCATGCGCGCGATGCTCACCTCCATCGGGATCGCGCTGGCCAGTGTTCTGTGCTGTGGTGCCGTCGGCACCGCGATGGCGTTCCTGTTGACGAAGTTCAACTTCCCGGGTCGTCGGCTGATCGAGGCGATCATCCTGATCCCAGCGGCGCTTCCGCCGCTGATCGGTGCCGTCGCGTTCCAGATGCTGTACAGCAACATCGGTATCGTGCCGCGCTGGTTGCAGTCGATATTCGGCGCCGACGCACCGGTTCTGGCGGCGACGGGCATCGTCG
Proteins encoded:
- a CDS encoding ABC transporter ATP-binding protein, with amino-acid sequence MTEIRLVEITKRFTRHDDSIAVRDANLTVSTGEFFTLLGPSGCGKTTTLRMVAGFYYPTSGQLYFDEDEVTRRPPHRRGTGMVFQNYALFPHLSVAENVAYGLRVRKVDAADRRKRIEEALSQVHLSGYESRRIDQLSGGQQQRVALARALVIRPRVLLLDEPLSNLDAKLREETRREIRRIQVEAGTTALYVTHDQAEAMAVSDRIAVMEAGRVHQVGAPKEIYNEPRTAFVARFIGNSNVLTGDVIGGDSGRPRLALSAGDRTIEFETTLPEHVESQERIQLAIRPEHLTITTPGTPNALPASVTAVEFTGLTTTVTAQLGDTVITIALVDADGAPEVGETILVKPNLDRIRAVSA